One genomic region from Pseudoduganella dura encodes:
- a CDS encoding acyl-CoA thioesterase, with amino-acid sequence MNWDHPDPHICPVSPAAADIDGLDHTNNAVYVRWCEQAGWSHSEALGLDLAAYRRLNRAMAIGSAAYDYLLPTGLGDDLLVGTWLYATDGRLTMERRFQLVRAADGATVMRGRWQLVCIEIASGKPRRMPPEFRAAYLPAVLPTGRETVSM; translated from the coding sequence TTGAACTGGGACCATCCCGATCCGCACATCTGCCCCGTCTCGCCCGCCGCGGCGGATATCGATGGCCTGGACCATACCAACAACGCCGTCTACGTGCGCTGGTGCGAGCAGGCCGGCTGGTCGCATTCGGAGGCGCTGGGCCTGGACCTGGCCGCATACCGCCGGCTGAACCGCGCGATGGCGATCGGCAGCGCGGCCTACGATTACCTGCTGCCGACGGGCCTCGGCGACGACCTGCTGGTGGGCACCTGGCTGTACGCGACGGATGGCCGCCTGACGATGGAGCGCCGTTTCCAGCTCGTGCGCGCCGCGGACGGCGCCACGGTCATGCGCGGGCGCTGGCAACTCGTCTGCATCGAGATCGCCAGCGGCAAGCCGCGCCGCATGCCGCCCGAGTTCCGTGCTGCTTACCTGCCCGCGGTCTTGCCGACAGGGCGGGAGACGGTTTCGATGTAA
- a CDS encoding amidase — MTMTTAPLAAVFPIDDTVNAWVAHGRFTIPPTASGPLDGLRFAVKDIFDVAGYPTGAGNPAWLAGNPVPASSAPLVDTLLAAGATLVGKVLTDEIAYSINGDNVHYGTPLNVRAPGRVPGGSSSGSAAAVAARLCDFALASDTGGSTRVPASYCGLWGLRTTHGLLPREGMVPLHPSFDTATWLAHDPETFARVAAVLLPPSPHRFRRVLYPEAVCGLADPAFAAPLARVLAIATRLLEAAPALLTLPRGDETLDDWRQAYATAGGHEAWQTHGAWITASQPVFSPAIAARWQGAAGIGDDAARAAWARVHEIRAHVRGLFGDDAVAVIPSAAGVAPALDASGSAVDALRMRTLQITCIAGIGGLCQVSIPFAGDDGLPLGISLVGPAGSDAALVKLAIQVAAAL, encoded by the coding sequence ATGACCATGACGACAGCCCCCCTCGCGGCCGTTTTCCCCATCGACGATACCGTCAACGCCTGGGTGGCGCACGGCCGCTTCACCATCCCCCCCACCGCCAGCGGCCCGCTCGACGGCCTGCGCTTCGCGGTGAAGGACATTTTCGATGTCGCCGGATACCCGACCGGCGCGGGCAATCCGGCCTGGCTGGCCGGCAATCCGGTACCCGCCTCCAGCGCCCCGCTCGTCGACACGCTGCTCGCCGCCGGCGCGACGCTGGTGGGCAAGGTGCTGACCGACGAGATCGCCTACAGCATCAACGGCGACAATGTCCATTACGGCACGCCGCTCAATGTGCGCGCCCCCGGCCGCGTGCCCGGCGGCTCGTCCAGCGGTTCGGCCGCGGCGGTCGCCGCTCGGCTGTGCGATTTCGCACTGGCCAGCGACACCGGCGGCTCCACCCGGGTGCCGGCCAGCTACTGCGGGCTCTGGGGCCTGCGCACCACGCACGGCCTGCTGCCGCGCGAAGGCATGGTGCCGCTGCACCCGTCGTTCGATACCGCCACCTGGCTGGCGCACGACCCGGAAACGTTCGCCCGCGTGGCCGCCGTGCTGCTGCCGCCGTCCCCGCACCGTTTCCGCCGCGTGCTGTATCCCGAGGCGGTGTGCGGACTGGCGGACCCCGCCTTCGCGGCGCCGCTGGCGCGAGTGCTGGCCATCGCCACGCGCCTGCTGGAGGCCGCACCGGCGCTCCTGACGCTGCCACGCGGCGACGAAACGCTGGACGACTGGCGCCAGGCCTATGCCACCGCCGGCGGTCACGAAGCCTGGCAAACCCACGGTGCGTGGATCACGGCCAGCCAACCCGTGTTTTCCCCGGCCATCGCCGCGCGCTGGCAAGGCGCGGCCGGGATCGGCGACGACGCGGCGCGCGCGGCATGGGCCCGCGTGCACGAGATCCGCGCCCATGTGCGCGGCCTGTTCGGCGACGACGCCGTCGCGGTCATTCCGTCCGCGGCGGGCGTGGCACCGGCACTGGACGCAAGCGGCAGCGCGGTGGACGCGCTGCGCATGCGCACATTGCAGATCACCTGCATCGCCGGCATCGGCGGCCTGTGCCAGGTGAGCATTCCGTTTGCCGGCGACGACGGCCTGCCGCTCGGCATCTCGCTGGTGGGGCCCGCCGGCAGCGATGCCGCATTGGTAAAATTGGCGATCCAGGTCGCCGCGGCGCTCTGA
- a CDS encoding NF038129 family PEP-CTERM protein: MMQNLKNRLALCLAALALLASHAVHALPTYHVSVDTRGFAGEALLDLTFLANAGATPASAVLDNFSGAFGATFDASPYVAGTIPAGVVLGNRNGGDYLTQYVRLGGWLSFDIRFGGAFATTENIDASLFAATLYNTGLTGHIGDAGSLVEFALLPQVDGIPGGIDVTASALASVTEVSPVPEPSMLPMALTGLGLLGLHRRRQSKTVRKR; the protein is encoded by the coding sequence ATGATGCAAAACCTGAAGAATCGTCTCGCCTTGTGCCTGGCCGCGCTGGCGCTGCTGGCCAGTCACGCCGTCCATGCACTGCCGACGTACCATGTCAGCGTCGATACCCGCGGCTTTGCCGGTGAAGCCCTGCTGGACTTGACCTTCCTGGCCAACGCCGGGGCGACGCCGGCCAGCGCCGTGCTGGACAACTTCAGCGGTGCTTTCGGCGCCACGTTCGATGCCTCGCCGTACGTCGCCGGTACGATCCCGGCCGGGGTCGTGCTGGGCAACCGGAACGGCGGCGACTACCTGACCCAGTATGTCCGGCTGGGCGGCTGGCTCAGCTTCGATATCCGATTCGGCGGCGCCTTCGCCACCACGGAGAACATCGATGCCTCGCTGTTCGCGGCAACGCTGTACAACACCGGACTGACCGGCCATATCGGCGATGCCGGCAGCCTCGTCGAGTTCGCGCTGTTGCCCCAGGTCGATGGCATTCCGGGCGGGATCGACGTGACGGCGAGCGCGCTGGCGAGCGTCACCGAGGTGTCGCCGGTCCCCGAACCGTCCATGCTGCCGATGGCATTGACCGGCCTGGGCCTGCTGGGACTGCACCGGCGCAGGCAATCGAAGACAGTTCGCAAGCGGTAG
- a CDS encoding GntR family transcriptional regulator produces the protein MPPFPDADADADPDNPLHRGIDTSLPEPDDVPAGGRRGSGDIETRIYQSVYEGVMNQRLAPGTRLPEAVLSKLFKVSRANVRKALQQLAHDHIVALRPNQSAVVATPTPEETRAIFEARQALEAAIVRLAARRVTAGDIAALRAQLAEEHAAMHRYDQPAWARLASSFHLKIAELAHNPVLAGYLAELVSRCSLIVALYEPPGNASCEHDEHGQIVDCLERGDAEGAVALMQAHLATLERNICLDRSDEEHSLARMLGLR, from the coding sequence ATGCCCCCATTCCCCGACGCCGACGCCGACGCGGACCCCGACAATCCGCTGCATCGCGGCATCGATACATCATTGCCGGAACCGGACGACGTTCCCGCCGGCGGCCGCCGCGGCAGCGGCGATATCGAAACGCGGATCTACCAGTCCGTCTACGAAGGCGTGATGAACCAGCGCCTCGCCCCCGGCACCCGGCTTCCGGAAGCGGTGCTCAGCAAGCTGTTCAAGGTGAGCCGCGCGAACGTGCGCAAGGCATTGCAGCAGCTGGCCCACGACCACATCGTGGCATTGCGCCCGAACCAGAGCGCGGTGGTCGCCACCCCGACGCCGGAGGAGACCCGGGCCATCTTCGAGGCGCGCCAGGCATTGGAAGCGGCGATCGTGCGGCTGGCGGCCCGGCGCGTGACGGCCGGCGACATCGCCGCGCTGCGGGCGCAGCTGGCGGAAGAACACGCGGCCATGCACCGCTACGACCAGCCGGCCTGGGCCCGGCTGGCCAGCAGCTTCCACCTGAAGATCGCCGAACTGGCCCATAACCCCGTGCTGGCCGGCTACCTTGCCGAACTGGTGTCGCGCTGTTCGCTGATCGTGGCGCTGTACGAGCCGCCCGGCAATGCCAGCTGCGAGCACGACGAACACGGCCAGATCGTCGATTGCCTGGAACGGGGCGACGCGGAAGGCGCCGTCGCGCTGATGCAGGCCCACCTGGCCACGCTGGAGCGCAACATCTGCCTGGACCGCTCGGACGAAGAGCACAGCCTGGCGCGCATGCTGGGGCTGCGCTGA
- a CDS encoding pectate lyase family protein yields the protein MKRPCRTAFGIAVAALVMQGCGGEAGVDSAAGPAGNVTMAAAVQSQDASARAAAAPNAASGWASQGDGTTGGAGAPASNIYVVRNWAELNAALANANSPTYAGNPAAARREPKIIRVVGTIYGTDLGNGKLADEAYYKSLNATAARWDFNLYLQSLDTAFMADLNALVAQGDPAAIALRARISALSSARSTLRNLQKAQIQFIVPSNTTIVGVGRDARVVDGYFSINATPNIIIRNLELQAPQDLTPSWDGKGAWDSRYKAISVVTGKQLWIDHCTLSDGEPAEETVTINGVTSHVNRFDGLIDIEDSSDYVTLSYNVFKNHDKTNMVGGSGDGNGAKERNFNRITFHNNVWDNITQRAPRARFGRIHVYNNYYRGATDAGRYRLGYYIGMGAESKILSESNAFEIAGPGANAAKVVSNLNGYQFKDVGSWINGVPASAELEAAAKAALDKNWTSVVAAAANSGFTVGPYTNELGWTPTYDYRPGKSFQEVKMHNLATAGAGRVAIDGATLDVTAGFSLRRSGLAWNRITGKYGASITLTNNSGAPLGGPLQLVLARLPDGVALDNASGLHDGAPYITFGAGGLAAGASVTVPLVYSNPGKVAISYTNSVHVGLF from the coding sequence ATGAAACGGCCATGCCGGACGGCGTTCGGCATCGCCGTCGCGGCGCTGGTCATGCAGGGATGCGGCGGCGAGGCGGGCGTCGACTCCGCCGCCGGGCCGGCCGGCAATGTAACGATGGCGGCGGCGGTCCAGTCGCAGGATGCGTCGGCAAGGGCCGCGGCAGCGCCGAACGCCGCCAGCGGCTGGGCGTCGCAGGGCGACGGCACCACGGGCGGCGCGGGCGCCCCGGCCAGCAATATCTACGTGGTGCGCAACTGGGCCGAACTCAATGCGGCGCTGGCGAACGCCAACAGCCCCACTTATGCGGGCAATCCCGCCGCGGCCAGGCGGGAACCGAAGATCATCCGGGTCGTCGGCACCATCTACGGCACCGACCTGGGCAACGGCAAGCTGGCCGACGAGGCGTACTACAAGTCCCTCAATGCCACCGCCGCCAGGTGGGACTTCAACCTGTACCTGCAGAGCCTGGACACGGCCTTCATGGCCGATCTGAATGCCCTGGTGGCGCAGGGTGACCCGGCCGCGATCGCGCTGCGCGCGCGCATCTCGGCACTGAGCTCCGCGCGCAGCACGCTGCGCAACCTGCAGAAAGCGCAGATCCAGTTCATCGTTCCGTCCAACACCACCATCGTCGGCGTGGGCCGCGACGCCAGGGTGGTCGACGGCTATTTCTCGATCAACGCCACGCCCAACATCATCATCCGCAACCTGGAACTGCAGGCACCGCAGGACCTCACGCCCAGCTGGGACGGCAAGGGCGCCTGGGATTCCCGGTACAAGGCCATCTCGGTGGTGACCGGCAAGCAGCTGTGGATCGACCACTGCACGCTGAGCGACGGCGAACCCGCCGAGGAAACCGTCACCATCAACGGCGTCACCTCGCACGTCAACCGCTTCGACGGCCTGATCGACATCGAGGACAGCAGCGACTACGTCACGCTGTCGTACAACGTCTTCAAGAACCACGACAAGACCAACATGGTGGGCGGTTCCGGCGACGGGAACGGCGCCAAGGAGCGCAATTTCAACCGCATCACCTTCCATAACAACGTGTGGGACAACATCACCCAGCGCGCGCCGCGCGCCCGCTTCGGCCGCATCCACGTCTACAACAACTACTACCGGGGCGCCACGGACGCCGGCCGGTACCGCCTCGGCTACTACATCGGCATGGGGGCGGAATCGAAGATCCTGTCCGAGTCGAACGCGTTCGAGATCGCCGGCCCGGGCGCCAACGCCGCGAAAGTGGTGTCGAACCTGAACGGCTACCAGTTCAAGGATGTGGGCTCGTGGATCAATGGCGTGCCCGCTTCCGCCGAACTCGAGGCGGCGGCGAAAGCGGCGCTGGACAAGAACTGGACCAGCGTGGTGGCCGCCGCCGCCAACAGCGGCTTCACGGTCGGGCCGTACACCAACGAGCTGGGCTGGACGCCCACGTATGACTACCGGCCCGGTAAATCGTTCCAGGAGGTCAAGATGCACAACCTGGCCACGGCCGGCGCGGGCAGGGTGGCGATCGACGGCGCGACGCTGGACGTGACGGCCGGTTTCTCGCTGCGGCGGTCGGGCCTGGCCTGGAACCGTATCACCGGCAAGTACGGGGCGTCGATCACGCTGACCAACAACAGCGGTGCCCCGCTGGGCGGGCCGCTGCAGCTGGTGCTTGCGCGGCTGCCGGACGGTGTCGCGCTCGACAATGCCAGCGGCCTGCACGACGGCGCACCGTACATCACGTTCGGCGCCGGCGGCCTCGCCGCCGGCGCCTCGGTCACGGTGCCGCTGGTGTACAGCAATCCCGGCAAGGTGGCCATCAGCTACACCAATTCCGTCCATGTCGGACTTTTTTGA
- a CDS encoding nuclear transport factor 2 family protein, with protein sequence MQDAPIQVIADTNCARDAANLVDTYLRTLMIPDPDGARRFISPQLRIRFTGGRHMRDPAECAAFNAGRYAWVQKRFERIEVVGGATAEEAIVYSLGTLHGAWPDGSAFEGNRYVDRYVVRHGLIAEMQVWNDSAELLLTRLERDAGAGGETGSEAGT encoded by the coding sequence ATGCAGGACGCACCAATTCAAGTCATCGCCGACACCAACTGCGCAAGAGATGCCGCAAATCTTGTCGACACTTATCTGCGCACGCTGATGATTCCCGACCCGGACGGTGCGCGGCGCTTCATCTCGCCGCAATTGCGGATACGGTTCACCGGCGGACGCCACATGCGCGACCCGGCCGAATGCGCGGCCTTCAACGCCGGCCGCTATGCATGGGTGCAGAAGCGCTTCGAACGCATCGAGGTGGTCGGCGGCGCCACCGCGGAGGAAGCCATCGTCTACAGCCTGGGCACGCTGCATGGCGCATGGCCGGACGGCAGCGCCTTCGAGGGCAACCGCTACGTGGACCGCTACGTCGTGCGCCACGGCCTGATCGCCGAGATGCAGGTGTGGAACGACAGCGCGGAATTGCTCCTGACCCGGCTGGAGCGCGACGCCGGCGCGGGCGGCGAAACGGGCAGCGAAGCAGGCACGTGA
- a CDS encoding polysaccharide deacetylase family protein: MTRAPDPTTGFATDAAPFAALACHGRFGYDPITRRPGYRWPAGQGLAVYIGFNLEHFAFGEGLGARLGPASPEPDVLNFSWREYGNRVGAWRCLELFDQLALPTGALVNTALYDHCPELVAAFAARGDELIGHGHTNAARQSEFGEHAEAALLAGCRDRIAAGSGIAPAGWLSPWISESRLTPDLLAEAGYSYTLNWCHDDQPLPMRTRSGRRLWSIPYPQELNDIPMLVGRQMDAAPFADMIIDNFDEMRDQARRQPLVMGIALHPYLVGQPYRLRHLRRALAHIAAARDRGEIWFTTPGAICRHLDTLAADGRVGSGPDLCHTPLHSTKESA; encoded by the coding sequence ATGACCCGCGCCCCCGACCCGACCACCGGCTTCGCAACCGACGCCGCACCGTTCGCCGCCCTTGCCTGCCATGGCCGCTTCGGCTACGACCCCATCACCCGCCGCCCCGGCTACCGTTGGCCCGCCGGTCAGGGCCTGGCCGTCTATATCGGTTTCAACCTGGAGCACTTCGCCTTCGGCGAGGGGCTCGGCGCGCGCCTCGGCCCCGCCTCGCCCGAGCCGGACGTGCTCAATTTCAGCTGGCGGGAATACGGCAACCGGGTCGGCGCCTGGCGCTGCCTGGAACTGTTCGACCAGCTAGCGCTGCCCACCGGCGCGCTGGTCAACACCGCGCTGTACGACCATTGCCCGGAACTGGTGGCCGCGTTCGCGGCGCGCGGCGACGAACTGATCGGCCACGGCCACACCAACGCGGCGCGCCAGTCCGAATTCGGCGAGCACGCCGAGGCGGCGCTGCTGGCCGGCTGCCGCGACCGCATCGCGGCCGGCAGCGGCATCGCGCCCGCCGGCTGGCTGTCGCCCTGGATCTCGGAAAGCCGGCTGACGCCCGACCTGCTCGCCGAGGCCGGCTACAGCTACACGCTGAACTGGTGCCACGACGACCAGCCGCTGCCGATGCGCACCCGTTCCGGCCGCCGCCTCTGGTCGATCCCCTACCCGCAGGAACTGAACGATATCCCGATGCTCGTCGGCCGGCAGATGGATGCCGCGCCGTTTGCCGACATGATCATCGATAACTTCGACGAGATGCGCGACCAGGCCCGCCGGCAGCCGCTGGTGATGGGCATCGCGCTGCACCCCTACCTGGTGGGCCAGCCCTACCGCCTGCGCCACCTGCGGCGCGCGCTGGCGCACATCGCCGCCGCGCGCGACCGGGGCGAGATCTGGTTCACCACGCCGGGCGCGATCTGCCGGCACCTCGACACGCTGGCCGCCGACGGCCGCGTCGGCTCCGGTCCCGATCTCTGCCACACCCCGCTCCACTCCACCAAGGAATCCGCATGA